A DNA window from Enterobacter asburiae contains the following coding sequences:
- the araJ gene encoding MFS transporter AraJ has translation MKKTIFSLALGTFGLGMAEFGIMGVLTELAHDTGISIPSAGNMISFYAFGVVIGAPIVALFSGKFSLKTTLLFLVAMSAVGNALFTFSTSYFWLAVGRLISGFPHGAIFGVGAIILSKIAPPGKVTVAVAGMIAGMTVANLMGVPLGTWLGHQFSWRYTFFLIAVFDALVILSVLLWVPDIRDTSEIKLTEQFHFLKKPEPWLIFAATMFGNAGVFAWFSFVKPFMVNVSGYSEGMMTAIMMLMGLGMVLGNLLSGKLSGRFSPLRIAATTDMVIVASLLLLFAFGELKTASLIMGFICCAGLFALSAPLQILLLQNAKGGEMLGAAGGQMAFNLGSAIGAYFGGMMIVLGFSWRYVTLPAAILSFSAMSALLIYGHLRARRAQANARALA, from the coding sequence ATGAAAAAGACAATTTTTTCGTTGGCGCTTGGCACATTTGGCCTGGGAATGGCCGAATTTGGCATTATGGGCGTGTTAACCGAGCTGGCACATGACACCGGTATTTCGATTCCCTCCGCCGGGAATATGATCTCGTTTTATGCGTTCGGCGTGGTGATTGGCGCCCCGATTGTGGCGCTGTTCTCAGGCAAGTTTTCGTTAAAAACCACGCTGCTGTTTCTGGTGGCGATGTCCGCGGTCGGCAATGCCCTGTTCACGTTTTCCACGTCCTATTTCTGGCTGGCGGTGGGGCGGCTGATTTCCGGCTTTCCGCACGGGGCTATTTTTGGCGTCGGGGCGATTATCCTGTCTAAAATTGCGCCTCCGGGTAAGGTGACGGTCGCGGTGGCTGGGATGATCGCCGGTATGACCGTGGCCAACCTGATGGGCGTTCCGCTGGGGACCTGGCTCGGGCACCAGTTCAGCTGGCGTTATACCTTTTTTCTGATTGCCGTGTTCGATGCGCTGGTGATCCTTTCGGTTCTGCTCTGGGTGCCGGACATCCGCGACACATCAGAAATCAAATTAACCGAGCAGTTCCACTTTCTGAAAAAACCAGAACCCTGGCTGATCTTTGCCGCCACCATGTTTGGCAACGCCGGGGTGTTCGCGTGGTTCAGCTTCGTTAAGCCTTTTATGGTCAACGTCTCCGGTTATTCAGAAGGGATGATGACGGCCATCATGATGCTGATGGGGCTTGGCATGGTGTTGGGCAATCTGTTGAGCGGTAAGCTCTCGGGGCGTTTTAGCCCGCTGCGCATTGCGGCCACCACCGACATGGTGATTGTCGCCTCGCTGCTGCTGCTTTTCGCCTTTGGTGAACTGAAAACGGCCTCGCTGATCATGGGCTTTATCTGCTGTGCCGGGCTGTTCGCGCTCTCTGCGCCGCTACAAATTCTGCTTCTGCAAAATGCGAAGGGCGGTGAGATGCTGGGGGCGGCAGGGGGACAGATGGCGTTTAATCTCGGCAGTGCGATTGGCGCGTACTTTGGCGGAATGATGATTGTCCTCGGCTTTAGCTGGCGTTACGTCACGCTGCCGGCGGCAATACTTTCTTTCTCGGCCATGAGTGCACTGCTGATCTACGGTCACCTGCGGGCCAGACGGGCTCAGGCTAACGCTCGCGCGCTAGCCTGA
- a CDS encoding alkylhydroperoxidase domain protein, giving the protein MSLSQDILAELAEIKPGSPLAEARATRDAATRHAQGSYEILFSQQDADFALDERFAVAAKVARWHSAEALAAHYAGFGLADPTSERLTPALNFARLLTFSPVEATPAALKALTQAGWSKEGIVTLAQLIAFVSFQSRLITGLRLLNDRPVAKSDAPVAAGIWHTTATTVTGKAAPVAFTQQELGWEPWIAAKPLADFRDDEVAILAKFGHTDSEYFRLLARNLPVLEQRTLTDKGIFYTSGGLPRAERELAATVASKINGCIYCASVHARKASQLSKDDAAVEALLAVRPGRSLSEGQSARWQAEIDFAAALSVTPPAATPLHLAALEKEGLDTLAQLDLVQSAAFFVWANRLMLTLGEPWLA; this is encoded by the coding sequence ATGTCGTTAAGTCAGGACATTCTCGCCGAGCTGGCGGAAATTAAACCCGGTTCCCCTCTGGCAGAGGCGCGCGCCACGCGTGATGCCGCCACGCGCCACGCGCAGGGCAGCTACGAAATCCTGTTTAGCCAGCAGGATGCTGATTTTGCACTCGACGAGCGCTTCGCCGTGGCGGCAAAAGTCGCCAGGTGGCACAGCGCGGAGGCGCTGGCCGCGCACTATGCGGGGTTTGGCCTGGCCGATCCCACCTCAGAACGCCTGACCCCGGCGCTGAACTTCGCGCGCCTGCTGACGTTCTCCCCCGTCGAAGCGACGCCCGCAGCGTTAAAGGCGCTGACCCAGGCGGGATGGAGCAAGGAAGGCATTGTTACCCTGGCGCAGCTTATTGCGTTTGTGAGCTTCCAGAGCCGACTCATCACCGGGCTGCGGCTGCTGAATGACAGGCCCGTCGCCAAAAGCGATGCGCCGGTGGCGGCAGGCATCTGGCACACGACCGCAACAACGGTCACCGGAAAGGCGGCCCCCGTCGCGTTCACCCAGCAGGAGCTGGGATGGGAACCGTGGATAGCGGCCAAACCGCTGGCGGATTTCCGTGACGATGAGGTTGCCATCCTGGCGAAATTTGGCCATACCGATTCCGAGTACTTCCGCCTGCTGGCGCGCAACCTGCCGGTGCTTGAACAGCGCACGTTAACGGATAAAGGCATTTTTTATACATCGGGGGGATTGCCGCGCGCCGAGCGCGAGCTGGCCGCAACGGTCGCCAGTAAAATCAACGGCTGCATTTACTGCGCATCTGTCCATGCGCGTAAAGCCAGCCAGCTGTCAAAGGATGACGCGGCGGTAGAGGCCCTGCTGGCCGTGCGGCCGGGGCGGTCCCTGAGCGAGGGGCAATCCGCACGCTGGCAGGCGGAAATCGATTTTGCGGCGGCGCTGTCGGTCACGCCGCCTGCCGCCACGCCGCTGCACCTTGCCGCGCTGGAAAAAGAGGGGCTGGATACCTTAGCGCAACTCGATCTGGTGCAATCCGCCGCGTTCTTCGTCTGGGCCAACCGCCTGATGCTGACCCTGGGTGAGCCCTGGCTTGCCTGA
- a CDS encoding putative FMN-dependent luciferase-like monooxygenase: MTRKRLGFFTRLLDDAAPKERYRLATEQIRHAERHGFDSAWIAQHHFHESEGGLPSPLLFLAHVAAHTETIRLGTAIITLPMENPLRVAEDAAVLDLLADGRLEVGFGSGGTPTSFLPFGLTFEERGAAFADHLHVIQSAWRGDSLTHPDNHLYPPAPQLADRIWIATFSVDGAVRAARAGHGLMLSRTQPRPADRLDLTLDEIQNPIVDAYLEALPAGIAPRILASRTAFVADSDDYALRVATPGLTKQAQQHRAAGHVVKGDNVTDYRRQFDAHIGSPDTVLHSLNADSILRRATDISFQVHSVEPSHRDTLRSIELIAERIAPHIL, translated from the coding sequence ATGACGCGAAAACGCCTGGGATTTTTCACCCGCCTGCTCGACGACGCTGCGCCGAAGGAGCGCTATCGTCTGGCAACTGAACAGATCCGCCACGCCGAACGCCACGGTTTTGACAGCGCCTGGATTGCCCAGCACCACTTTCATGAAAGTGAAGGCGGCCTGCCGTCGCCGCTGCTGTTTCTGGCGCACGTAGCCGCGCATACCGAAACCATCCGGCTGGGCACGGCCATCATCACCCTGCCGATGGAAAACCCGCTGCGCGTCGCGGAAGATGCCGCCGTGCTCGATTTACTCGCCGATGGTCGTCTTGAGGTCGGTTTTGGTTCGGGCGGCACACCGACCTCATTTCTGCCGTTCGGCCTGACGTTTGAGGAGCGCGGCGCGGCCTTTGCTGACCATTTGCATGTGATCCAAAGCGCCTGGCGCGGGGATTCGCTTACCCATCCGGATAACCACCTTTACCCGCCTGCGCCACAGCTGGCCGACCGTATCTGGATTGCCACCTTCTCTGTTGACGGAGCCGTTCGCGCCGCCCGGGCCGGACACGGTTTAATGCTCTCCCGCACGCAGCCGCGCCCGGCAGACCGGCTGGATTTAACGCTCGACGAGATCCAGAACCCGATTGTGGATGCCTACCTTGAGGCGCTGCCTGCGGGCATCGCACCGCGCATTCTGGCCTCCCGTACGGCGTTCGTCGCCGACAGCGACGACTATGCGCTCAGGGTCGCAACGCCGGGCCTCACGAAACAGGCCCAGCAGCATCGCGCTGCCGGGCACGTGGTTAAAGGTGACAACGTCACTGATTATCGCCGCCAGTTTGACGCGCATATTGGTTCGCCCGACACGGTGCTGCATTCGCTGAATGCTGATTCCATTCTCAGGCGCGCCACGGATATCTCATTCCAGGTCCATTCGGTCGAACCCTCGCATCGCGACACGCTGCGGTCCATCGAACTGATCGCCGAACGTATTGCCCCCCACATCCTTTGA
- a CDS encoding dipeptide ABC transporter ATP-binding protein, producing MTVLSVENLTISYRTARQWREVVHNVSFTLGRGEMLAFVGESGSGKTTTAQAIIGLLADNARRDAGKISLNGEEISRWSAKRLDTLRGARISLVPQDPGNSLNPVKTIGAQVGEIVQLHQKVTRAERDEQVLALLTKVGLSHPEQRMTQYPHQLSGGMKQRVLIAIAIALRPDVIVADEPTSALDVTVQKRILDLLDILRRESGTAVLFVTHDLALAAQRADRLLVFRDGEVQEQGNTADIVRTPQHAYTRQLLSDLQGQRLTIAPVAGLPLASPAIRARAISKQFSLGKGHQLQALDRVTFDVRRGSTHALVGESGSGKTTLARILLGFEQADSGQVIIDDIDATALSREARRQLRQKIQFVYQNPFASLNPRQTLFEIIEEPLKNFSHLSKAERKLRVETVAQRVALPVEFLTRTARELSGGQRQRVAIARALILEPTILVLDEATSALDVTVQAQILALLQQLQQQLGLTYLFITHDLSTVRRIAHSVTVLRGGQVVEQGDVGTLFASPQNDYTRELIDAIPHFSPATEEFA from the coding sequence ATGACCGTTCTCTCAGTGGAAAATTTGACGATTAGCTACCGTACCGCGCGCCAGTGGCGAGAGGTGGTGCATAACGTCAGCTTCACGCTCGGACGAGGGGAAATGCTGGCGTTCGTCGGCGAATCCGGATCCGGCAAGACGACCACGGCGCAGGCGATCATTGGCCTGCTGGCCGATAACGCCCGGCGCGATGCGGGAAAAATATCGCTCAACGGCGAGGAGATTAGCCGATGGTCCGCGAAGCGTCTCGATACCCTTCGCGGCGCGAGAATTAGCCTGGTACCGCAGGATCCGGGTAATTCGCTCAACCCGGTGAAGACCATCGGGGCGCAGGTCGGAGAGATCGTTCAGCTCCACCAGAAGGTGACCCGCGCCGAGCGCGACGAGCAGGTGCTCGCCCTGCTGACAAAGGTCGGCCTGAGCCATCCCGAACAGCGCATGACGCAGTATCCCCATCAGCTCTCCGGCGGGATGAAACAACGCGTGCTAATTGCCATCGCGATAGCGCTGCGCCCGGACGTGATCGTTGCCGATGAGCCCACCAGCGCGCTGGATGTGACGGTGCAAAAACGTATTCTCGATCTGCTGGATATCCTGCGCCGGGAGTCGGGTACCGCCGTTCTGTTTGTCACCCACGATCTGGCGCTGGCCGCACAGCGCGCGGACAGGCTGCTGGTGTTTCGCGATGGCGAGGTTCAGGAACAGGGCAACACCGCCGATATCGTCCGCACGCCGCAGCACGCCTACACCCGCCAGCTGTTGAGCGATCTCCAGGGCCAGCGCCTGACCATCGCCCCGGTAGCCGGTCTCCCGCTCGCGTCGCCGGCCATTCGCGCCCGCGCCATCAGCAAGCAATTCTCCCTGGGCAAAGGTCATCAGCTTCAGGCGCTGGATCGGGTGACGTTTGACGTCAGGCGCGGCAGCACGCACGCGCTGGTCGGTGAATCCGGCTCCGGGAAAACCACCCTCGCCCGTATTTTGCTCGGTTTTGAACAGGCCGACAGCGGACAGGTCATTATTGATGATATTGATGCCACCGCGCTCAGCCGCGAGGCCCGCCGTCAACTGCGCCAGAAGATCCAGTTCGTCTACCAGAACCCGTTTGCCTCTCTCAACCCGCGACAGACGCTGTTCGAGATCATCGAGGAGCCCCTGAAGAACTTTTCTCACCTCAGTAAGGCGGAGCGAAAGCTCCGGGTGGAGACGGTGGCGCAGCGGGTTGCCCTGCCCGTCGAATTCCTGACCCGCACCGCCCGGGAGCTTTCAGGCGGACAGCGGCAGCGCGTTGCCATTGCCCGGGCGCTGATCCTGGAGCCGACCATTCTGGTGCTGGACGAAGCCACCTCCGCGCTGGACGTCACCGTGCAGGCGCAGATCCTGGCTCTGCTTCAGCAGCTGCAGCAGCAGCTGGGACTGACCTACCTCTTTATCACGCACGATCTGTCAACCGTCCGCCGGATCGCTCACAGCGTCACGGTGCTTCGCGGCGGTCAGGTGGTCGAACAGGGCGACGTCGGAACCTTATTCGCGTCGCCGCAGAACGACTATACCCGCGAGCTGATTGACGCCATTCCCCATTTTTCACCCGCTACGGAGGAGTTCGCATGA
- a CDS encoding ABC transporter permease: protein MSLVDYAAAARKRVPAWQGVEWQPGLWLAWGVIILAAFAAVAPGLLTHYSPIEGIAGAQRLAPQAGHWLGTDQLGRDVYTRIVYGASHSLSAALAAVTMGLVVGTGLGVIAGAFAGRVESLLMRFVDVLLSIPSLLLSLTVIILLGFGTVNAAIAVGVASIASFARLARGEVVRIRHTDYVEAAFGSGGTFFAVLWRHILPNALTAVLAFATLQFGQAILALSTLSFLGYGTPPPVPEWGLLIAEGRNYLSTAWWLTTFPGVVVIAVVLATNRISQQFSGGR from the coding sequence ATGAGTCTGGTCGATTACGCGGCCGCCGCGCGAAAACGCGTTCCTGCCTGGCAGGGCGTGGAATGGCAGCCGGGACTGTGGCTGGCATGGGGGGTGATTATTCTCGCCGCTTTTGCCGCCGTAGCGCCCGGCCTGTTAACCCACTACAGCCCGATTGAGGGCATCGCCGGGGCACAGCGCCTGGCACCGCAGGCGGGACACTGGCTCGGGACCGATCAGCTTGGCCGCGATGTTTACACGCGTATTGTCTACGGTGCATCACACTCCCTGAGCGCGGCGCTGGCCGCCGTGACGATGGGGCTGGTGGTCGGTACCGGTTTAGGGGTGATCGCCGGGGCGTTCGCCGGACGCGTCGAGTCTCTGCTGATGCGCTTCGTCGACGTGTTGCTCTCCATCCCGTCTCTGCTGCTCTCGCTGACGGTGATTATTCTGCTCGGGTTTGGCACCGTTAACGCCGCGATTGCCGTCGGCGTTGCCTCCATTGCCAGCTTCGCCCGCCTCGCGCGCGGTGAAGTCGTGCGTATCCGCCATACGGATTATGTCGAAGCGGCGTTCGGCAGCGGCGGGACGTTTTTCGCCGTGCTGTGGCGACACATCCTGCCCAACGCGTTAACCGCCGTCCTCGCCTTTGCCACGCTGCAGTTTGGTCAGGCCATCCTGGCGCTCTCCACGCTGAGCTTTCTCGGCTACGGCACCCCGCCGCCGGTGCCGGAATGGGGCTTGTTGATTGCCGAAGGCCGTAACTATCTCTCTACCGCCTGGTGGCTCACCACCTTCCCCGGCGTCGTCGTCATCGCCGTGGTGCTGGCCACCAACCGTATCAGCCAACAGTTCAGCGGAGGTCGCTAA
- a CDS encoding ABC transporter permease, with translation MRHALLQRFGHGLLVLWAAFTLSFVLLQVLPGDAVLIKFQNPDLGLSPAQIEEMRVAYGADSPLWQQYGHTLLAMLRGDFGYSLQAGVPVSELIASNLPDTLSLALPAFVLAVLLAFALAFASRLPGLRWLSNTLQSLPVLFISLPTFWLGIALIQLFSFQLRLIPVINPTPLQGLILPIVTVAIPISAPLAQILMRSLDQVATQPFVAVARAKGLSETAVLWRHVTGNALLPVLNIAGLLLGELIAGALITETVFGRSGLGQLTQQAVNNQDIAVLQAVVMISALGFVLINLLVDLLMPLLDPRLQTVTGGAS, from the coding sequence ATGCGCCACGCACTTCTTCAACGCTTTGGGCACGGGCTGCTGGTGCTGTGGGCCGCCTTTACCCTCTCGTTCGTGTTGCTCCAGGTGCTGCCGGGCGACGCGGTGCTGATTAAATTTCAGAACCCGGACCTGGGCTTAAGCCCGGCGCAAATCGAGGAGATGCGCGTGGCCTACGGCGCGGACAGCCCGCTGTGGCAACAATACGGCCACACGCTGCTGGCGATGCTGCGCGGGGATTTCGGCTATTCGCTACAGGCCGGCGTGCCGGTCAGCGAGCTGATTGCCAGCAATCTGCCGGATACCCTGAGCCTCGCCCTGCCCGCGTTTGTACTCGCGGTCCTGCTGGCCTTTGCGCTGGCCTTTGCATCACGTCTGCCGGGTCTGCGCTGGCTGAGCAATACCCTTCAGTCTCTGCCGGTCCTGTTTATCTCCTTACCGACGTTCTGGCTGGGGATTGCCCTCATCCAGCTTTTTTCTTTTCAGCTGCGGCTGATCCCGGTGATTAACCCGACGCCGCTGCAGGGGCTGATCCTGCCGATCGTGACCGTCGCGATCCCGATCTCCGCCCCGCTGGCGCAAATTCTGATGCGCAGTCTGGACCAGGTGGCGACGCAGCCGTTTGTCGCCGTCGCCCGTGCCAAAGGGCTGAGTGAAACCGCCGTCCTGTGGCGTCACGTCACCGGCAACGCCCTGCTGCCGGTCCTGAACATTGCCGGGCTGCTGCTGGGCGAGCTGATTGCCGGGGCGCTGATCACCGAAACCGTTTTTGGCCGCAGCGGGCTCGGGCAGCTGACCCAGCAGGCGGTGAATAACCAGGATATCGCCGTACTTCAGGCGGTAGTGATGATTTCCGCCCTCGGTTTTGTCCTGATCAATCTGCTGGTGGATCTGCTGATGCCGCTGCTGGATCCCCGTCTGCAAACCGTTACCGGAGGTGCATCATGA
- a CDS encoding TIGR04028 family ABC transporter substrate-binding protein gives MQIPFRLPLLTALILATTAAWAADAPVKGGTLIYLEQQAHTNLYPPAGGFYPNGGILNQITDKLTWQNPKTLQVEPWVAESWTTNADKTEYTFKLRPGITFSDGTPLDANAVAKNFDTYGLGNKAQRLPVSEVINNYDRSEVIDPLTVKFYFKKPSPGFLQGTATIGSGLVSLSTLKRNFEELGDARHIIGSGPFVVKDEKLGREVTLEARKDYQWGPKNLTQQGPANLDGIKFIVTQEDSVRVGALLAGQADFIRQVQAYDEKQATDQGYKIYAAPTRGVNDSISFRPDNPLVSDIRVRQALLHATNAKQVVETLFSANYPQAKSVIAGSAAGFVDLSDKLTFDPAKANQLLDEAGWKAGGDGIRAKDGQRLALTVYESLPQPQNKEVLQLVAQQWRQVGVALSVKAGDAGSRTLDNLDPLKTPLTVSEVGRADPDVVKSMFYPANRDALLQKGGSSDKVKNFRDDRLNALLVNISAEVDPQKRLQLTGDAQRYLLDNAYVIPIFEEPQVFAGAPWLKGVNFEAVGRPSFYGAWIEKH, from the coding sequence ATGCAAATCCCATTTCGTCTGCCGCTGCTGACGGCGCTGATTCTGGCGACAACCGCAGCCTGGGCCGCAGATGCGCCCGTCAAAGGCGGCACGCTGATTTATCTGGAGCAACAGGCGCACACCAATCTCTATCCGCCTGCCGGTGGCTTTTACCCGAACGGCGGCATTTTGAATCAAATCACCGACAAGCTGACGTGGCAGAACCCAAAGACGCTGCAGGTGGAACCCTGGGTGGCCGAAAGCTGGACCACCAACGCCGATAAAACCGAATACACCTTTAAGCTTCGTCCCGGCATCACCTTCTCCGACGGCACGCCGCTGGACGCCAACGCCGTGGCGAAAAACTTTGATACCTACGGTTTAGGCAATAAGGCGCAGCGCCTGCCGGTGTCAGAAGTGATCAATAACTACGATCGCAGCGAAGTCATCGACCCGCTGACCGTGAAGTTCTACTTCAAAAAACCGTCGCCGGGGTTCCTGCAGGGCACCGCCACCATTGGCTCGGGGCTGGTCTCGCTCAGCACGCTGAAGCGCAACTTCGAAGAGCTGGGAGATGCCCGCCACATCATTGGTTCCGGCCCGTTTGTGGTGAAGGACGAGAAGCTGGGTCGTGAAGTGACGCTCGAAGCCCGCAAAGACTACCAGTGGGGGCCGAAAAACCTGACGCAACAGGGGCCAGCCAATCTCGATGGCATCAAGTTTATCGTGACCCAGGAAGACAGCGTGCGCGTCGGCGCCCTGCTGGCGGGTCAGGCCGACTTTATTCGCCAGGTACAGGCGTATGACGAAAAGCAGGCGACCGATCAGGGCTATAAGATCTACGCCGCCCCGACGCGCGGGGTGAACGACAGCATCAGCTTCCGCCCGGATAACCCGCTGGTCTCCGATATTCGCGTTCGCCAGGCGCTGCTGCATGCCACCAATGCAAAACAGGTGGTCGAGACCCTCTTCTCGGCCAACTATCCGCAGGCGAAGTCCGTGATTGCGGGTTCCGCCGCAGGCTTTGTCGATCTCAGCGACAAATTGACCTTTGACCCGGCAAAAGCCAACCAGCTGCTGGACGAGGCGGGCTGGAAAGCAGGCGGCGACGGGATCCGCGCCAAAGACGGCCAACGTCTGGCGCTGACGGTGTATGAATCCCTGCCGCAGCCGCAAAACAAAGAGGTGCTGCAGCTGGTTGCCCAGCAGTGGCGCCAGGTGGGCGTGGCGCTGAGCGTCAAAGCCGGAGACGCAGGCAGCCGCACGCTGGATAACCTTGACCCGCTGAAAACCCCGTTAACCGTCTCCGAAGTGGGCCGCGCCGATCCGGACGTGGTGAAAAGCATGTTCTACCCGGCTAACCGCGACGCGCTGCTGCAAAAAGGCGGATCCAGCGACAAGGTCAAAAACTTCCGTGACGACAGGCTGAATGCGCTGCTGGTGAACATTTCGGCTGAGGTCGACCCGCAAAAACGCCTGCAGCTGACGGGAGACGCCCAGCGCTACCTGCTGGATAACGCCTACGTCATTCCGATTTTCGAGGAGCCGCAGGTCTTCGCCGGTGCGCCGTGGCTGAAAGGCGTCAATTTTGAAGCGGTAGGCCGCCCGTCGTTCTACGGCGCGTGGATTGAGAAACACTGA
- the adhP gene encoding alcohol dehydrogenase AdhP has protein sequence MKAAVVTQDHQVNITEKTLRPLKHGEALLKMECCGVCHTDLHVKNGDFGDKTGVILGHEGIGIVKEVGPGVKSLKVGDRASVAWFFEGCGHCEYCNTGNETLCRDVKNAGYSVDGGMAEECIVTADYAVKVPDGLESAAASSITCAGVTTYKAVKVSGIKPGQWIAIYGLGGLGNLALQYAKNVFNAKVIALDVNDEQLKLAASMGADLTINSRSEDAAKIVQEKTGGAHAAVVTAVAKAAFNSAVDAVRAGGRVVAVGLPPEAMSLDIPRLVLDGIQVVGSLVGTRQDLQEAFQFAAEGKVVPKVTMRPIEDINAIFKEMEQGQIRGRMVIDLRS, from the coding sequence ATGAAGGCTGCTGTTGTCACTCAGGATCATCAGGTCAATATCACCGAAAAAACCTTACGCCCGCTAAAGCACGGGGAGGCCCTGCTGAAGATGGAATGCTGTGGCGTATGCCATACCGATCTCCACGTGAAGAACGGTGATTTTGGCGATAAAACCGGGGTTATCCTGGGCCACGAAGGGATTGGTATCGTAAAAGAAGTCGGCCCCGGCGTGAAGTCGCTGAAAGTCGGCGACCGCGCAAGCGTGGCCTGGTTTTTTGAAGGCTGTGGCCACTGCGAATACTGTAATACCGGCAACGAAACCCTGTGCCGCGACGTGAAAAATGCCGGTTACTCCGTTGATGGCGGCATGGCGGAAGAGTGCATCGTCACCGCGGATTACGCGGTAAAAGTGCCGGACGGTCTGGAATCCGCTGCGGCCAGCAGCATCACCTGTGCCGGCGTTACCACCTACAAAGCGGTTAAGGTGTCCGGAATCAAACCAGGCCAGTGGATTGCGATTTACGGTCTGGGCGGGCTGGGCAACCTCGCGCTGCAATATGCCAAAAACGTCTTTAACGCCAAAGTCATCGCTCTCGACGTTAACGACGAACAGCTGAAGCTGGCGGCCAGCATGGGTGCGGATTTAACCATCAACTCCCGCAGCGAAGACGCCGCGAAAATTGTGCAGGAGAAAACCGGCGGCGCGCATGCCGCAGTCGTCACTGCCGTCGCAAAAGCGGCCTTTAACTCCGCCGTTGACGCCGTGCGTGCCGGTGGCCGCGTGGTCGCCGTTGGCCTGCCGCCGGAAGCGATGAGCCTCGACATTCCGCGTCTGGTGCTGGACGGCATCCAGGTGGTGGGTTCCCTGGTCGGCACCCGTCAGGATCTGCAGGAAGCCTTCCAGTTCGCCGCTGAAGGTAAGGTGGTGCCGAAAGTCACGATGCGTCCAATCGAGGACATCAACGCCATCTTTAAAGAGATGGAACAGGGCCAGATCCGCGGCCGTATGGTGATCGACCTACGTTCATAA